The DNA sequence GGTAAACAAAAAATGTGAGCATCATCCTGAGTAAAACCTCTTACTCTAAATAGACCATGAAGAACTCCTGACAATTCATATCTATGAACTATCCCCAACTCAGCCCATTTTAAAGGCATATCTTTGTATGAACGGGGTTTAGTTCTGTAAATTAATACACCCCCTGGACAATTCATTGGTTTTACAGCAAATTCTCTACCACTTTTCTCTAAAAAATACATAAGTTCTTTGTAATGATCCCAGTGACCTGACATCTGCCAAAGATTTTTATCTAAAAGTATTGGAGTTCCTACTTGCTCATATCCCCTTTTTAAAAGTTCTTCTTTCAAAAAATCTAAAATACTGTTTATTACAATCATTCCTTTAGGATGAAAAAATGGAAAACCGGGTCCCTCTTTATGAAAACTATATAAATCAAGTTCCCTACCCAATTTTCTGTGATCTCTCTTTGCTGCTTCTCTAAATTTTTGCAAATATTCTTCCAGTTCTTCTCGAGTAGTAAATGCAGTTCCGTATATTCTCTGAAGCATAGGATTTCTTTCGTTACCTCTCCAATATGCTCCAGCTATACTTAATAGTTTAAAAATTTTAACCTTTCCTGTTGATGGTAGATGTGGTCCCCTACAGAGGTCTATAAAATCACCCTGTTCATATAAACTAACAATATCTTCCTCAATATCATTTATTAAATGCTGTTTATAAGTTTCACCGGAAAAAATATTTTTTGCTTCCTCCTTGTTGACTTGTTTTCTTATTATTGAGATATCTTTTTTTACAATCTCCCTCATTCTTTTTTCAATTTTTTCTAAATCTTCAGGTATAAAAGGTTTTTGGGGATCAAAATCATAGTAGAAACCATTTTTTATTGTTGGACCTATAGCTATTTTAACTCCAGGAAAAAGTTCATATACTGCATTCGCCATAACATGAGCTGTAGTATGTCTTAAAATGTTTAATCCATCCTCATCTTTATATGTAACTGGTTCTAAGACTGCATTTTCTGTTATTATGTGAGATAAATCCAATAATTTATCATTTATCCTTATAGCTACAACCTCCTCAAGATTTGCTATATCAAATGACTTTAAAACCT is a window from the Actinomycetota bacterium genome containing:
- the thrS gene encoding threonine--tRNA ligase, producing MRTGNKQDRRDNNELIEIKISPDNVKKFHKNVSAIEVLKSFDIANLEEVVAIRINDKLLDLSHIITENAVLEPVTYKDEDGLNILRHTTAHVMANAVYELFPGVKIAIGPTIKNGFYYDFDPQKPFIPEDLEKIEKRMREIVKKDISIIRKQVNKEEAKNIFSGETYKQHLINDIEEDIVSLYEQGDFIDLCRGPHLPSTGKVKIFKLLSIAGAYWRGNERNPMLQRIYGTAFTTREELEEYLQKFREAAKRDHRKLGRELDLYSFHKEGPGFPFFHPKGMIVINSILDFLKEELLKRGYEQVGTPILLDKNLWQMSGHWDHYKELMYFLEKSGREFAVKPMNCPGGVLIYRTKPRSYKDMPLKWAELGIVHRYELSGVLHGLFRVRGFTQDDAHIFCLPSQIEQQLIETIDFVIYIYDKFGFKEYKIELSTRPDDYMGSLDIWERAEAALKDALDHKDVEYTINTGEGAFYGPKIDFHIFDNLGRTWQCATIQLDFAMPEAFDLHYTGEDNAKHRPVMIHRTILGSIERFLGILVEHYEGAFPTWLAPVQVILIPITDEHKNFSLKVMDYLQKTGVRVDLDDRMETVSKKIRDAQVMKIPYMLVIGDKEVSTNCVAVRCRSELDLGPIPVEKFLEEIDLELKNRSTKSKVCHKDD